The proteins below are encoded in one region of Sminthopsis crassicaudata isolate SCR6 chromosome 1, ASM4859323v1, whole genome shotgun sequence:
- the KLHDC8B gene encoding kelch domain-containing protein 8B has protein sequence MATSGARTFVWHVFPAMPTCRVYCTPAYQEGHLFVLGGCSRAGLPLGTAELLDVASHKWLSLPPLPTPRAGAAAVALGKQVLVIGGMDAGQSPLASVEAYHMDEGRWELRAALTQPAMGISALERDGVVYALGGMGSDTAPQALVRMYEPSRDRWLSLPSMPTPCYGASTFLQGNKIFVLGGRQGKLPVTAFEVFDVEMQTWTRYPSVPSRRAFASCAMAEGSFFSLGGLQQPGPHNFYSRPHFVNTVEMFNPEQGAWTKLPRSLRMREKRADFVTGYLGGRVVAVGGLGNQPCPLGSVEGFSLARRKWEALPSMPTARCSCSSLQAGQQLFVIGGVAQGPSGAVEALCLRDGV, from the exons ATGGCCACCAGTGGGGCCCGCACCTTTGTTTGGCATGTGTTCCCGGCCATGCCCACATGTCGGGTGTACTGTACCCCTGCCTACCAGGAGGGGCACCTCTTCGTGCTGGGTGGGTGCAGCCGGGCAGGGCTGCCCTTGGGCACAGCAGAATTACTCGACGTAGCTTCCCACAAGTGGCTGTCACTGCCCCCACTCCCCACTCCCCGAGCTGGTGCAGCTGCAGTAGCCCTAGGCAAGCAGGTATTGGTGATTGGGGGCATGGATGCTGGGCAGAGCCCCCTGGCTTCCGTGGAGGCTTACCACATGGACGAAGGCCGCTGGGAGCTGCGAGCTGCTCTGACACAGCCCGCCATGGGCATCTCGGCCTTGGAGAGGG ATGGTGTGGTGTATGCTCTAGGTGGGATGGGTTCAGACACGGCCCCACAAGCGCTGGTGAGGATGTATGAACCTTCCAGGGACCGATGGCTCTCCTTGCCCTCCATGCCCACACCCTGCTATGGGGCCTCCACGTTCCTTCAGGGGAATAAGATCTTTGTTCTGG gGGGCCGCCAGGGGAAATTGCCTGTGACAGCCTTTGAGGTCTTTGATGTTGAGATGCAGACTTGGACTCGCTACCCGAGTGTGCCCAGCCGGAGGGCCTTTGCCAGCTGTGCCATGGCAGAGGGCAGTTTCTTTAGCTTGGGGGGTCTGCAGCAGCCTGGACCCCACAACTTCTATTCTCGCCCACACTTTGTCAACACTGTGGAAATGTTTAACCCTGAGCAGG GTGCCTGGACAAAGCTTCCTCGTTCTCTTcgaatgagagaaaaaagggcAGACTTTGTGACTGGCTACCTTGGGGGCCGAGTCGTGGCCGTGGGAGGCCTTG GCAACCAACCATGTCCCCTGGGCTCTGTGGAAGGCTTCAGCCTGGCGAGAAGGAAATGGGAGGCACTGCCCTCCATGCCGACAGCTCGATGTTCCTGTTCCAGTCTCCAGGCTGGGCAACAACTTTTTGTCATTGGTGGAGTGGCCCAGGGCCCCAGTGGAGCTGTGGAAGCCTTGTGCCTACGGGATGGAGTCTGA